Proteins from a single region of Rhodovibrio salinarum DSM 9154:
- the tmk gene encoding dTMP kinase, producing the protein MTRGRFITLEGGEGAGKSVQRDRLVAALRAVGIGVVATREPGGSPSAEVVRDVLLAHGLAWQPLSEALLHAAARAQHLVETIRPALADGHWVVSDRFNDSTRAYQGAGQGVPAETLDQLDRMVVGDSQPDLTLILDVPAEVGLARAQGRGQGSDRYEAMDLSFHERLRASYRAIAKAEPERCVLIDATGDLEAVATAVRAAVQTRLGVAL; encoded by the coding sequence GTGACACGCGGCCGGTTCATAACGCTGGAGGGCGGCGAGGGCGCGGGCAAGAGCGTGCAACGCGACCGGCTGGTCGCTGCCTTGCGCGCTGTTGGCATCGGTGTCGTGGCAACACGCGAGCCTGGTGGCAGCCCGTCCGCGGAAGTCGTGCGCGATGTGCTGCTGGCCCACGGCCTAGCGTGGCAGCCGCTGAGCGAGGCCCTGCTGCATGCCGCGGCCCGAGCGCAGCACCTGGTCGAAACGATCCGTCCGGCGCTCGCCGACGGGCATTGGGTCGTTTCCGACCGATTCAACGATTCGACCCGTGCCTATCAGGGGGCTGGACAAGGGGTGCCGGCCGAGACGCTCGACCAGCTGGACCGCATGGTGGTTGGCGACAGCCAGCCCGATCTGACCTTGATACTCGACGTGCCGGCCGAGGTCGGCCTGGCACGCGCGCAGGGGCGCGGGCAGGGGAGCGACCGATACGAAGCGATGGATCTGTCCTTTCACGAGCGCTTGCGGGCAAGCTACCGCGCAATCGCCAAGGCCGAACCGGAGCGTTGCGTGCTGATCGACGCGACCGGCGATCTTGAGGCGGTCGCCACGGCCGTTCGTGCGGCCGTGCAGACGCGTCTGGGCGTGGCGCTTTAG
- a CDS encoding D-alanyl-D-alanine carboxypeptidase family protein: MRRTLIRSFFALFVLAVGSAPASAFETEAREAVVMDFNTGTLLFEKNAREAMPPASMTKLMTAYVIFDRLKNGDLSMDDTFVVSEKAWRKGGSKMFVEVGNEVSVENLLQGMIVQSGNDASIVLAEGIAGSEDAFADIMNDYAEKLDMPATNFENATGWPDPEHRTSALGLVRLARALIANFPDYYERFYDQLEFTWNGIRQYNRNPLLRRNMGVDGLKTGYTRNAGYGLTASAMRDGRRVITVVNGLDRPSGRENESARLIEWAFREFKNVVLFEAGETVEQAEVWLGSQPSVPLVSEQRLEMTLPADATDSMTVTLTYEAPIPAPIEAGEQLATLTIEAPSIETRTIPLKAGETVPQLGTFGRIVSGVEYLVFGAP; this comes from the coding sequence ATGCGCCGCACCCTGATCCGCTCCTTTTTCGCGCTGTTCGTGCTGGCTGTCGGCAGCGCGCCGGCCAGCGCGTTTGAAACCGAAGCGCGCGAAGCCGTCGTGATGGACTTCAACACCGGTACGCTGCTGTTCGAAAAGAACGCCCGGGAAGCGATGCCGCCGGCGTCGATGACCAAGCTGATGACGGCCTATGTGATCTTCGACCGGCTGAAGAACGGCGATCTCTCGATGGACGACACCTTTGTCGTGTCCGAAAAGGCCTGGCGGAAGGGCGGCTCCAAGATGTTCGTCGAGGTCGGCAACGAGGTTTCGGTCGAGAACCTGTTGCAGGGCATGATCGTCCAGTCCGGCAACGATGCCTCGATCGTGCTGGCAGAAGGGATTGCCGGCAGCGAGGACGCCTTCGCCGATATCATGAACGACTACGCCGAAAAGCTGGATATGCCGGCGACCAACTTCGAGAACGCGACCGGCTGGCCAGACCCTGAACACCGGACAAGCGCGCTTGGCTTGGTCCGCTTGGCCAGGGCCCTGATCGCGAACTTCCCGGACTATTACGAACGCTTCTACGACCAGCTCGAGTTCACCTGGAACGGCATCCGTCAGTATAACCGCAACCCGCTCCTGCGTCGGAACATGGGGGTCGACGGGTTGAAGACCGGCTACACCCGCAACGCCGGCTACGGCTTGACCGCTTCAGCCATGCGCGATGGTCGCCGCGTGATCACCGTCGTCAACGGGCTGGACCGTCCGAGTGGGCGGGAGAACGAGAGCGCGCGGCTGATCGAGTGGGCGTTCCGCGAGTTCAAGAACGTCGTCCTGTTCGAGGCCGGCGAGACGGTCGAGCAAGCCGAAGTCTGGCTGGGCAGCCAGCCGAGCGTGCCGCTCGTGAGCGAGCAGCGGCTCGAGATGACCTTGCCGGCGGACGCCACCGACAGCATGACGGTTACCTTGACGTACGAGGCGCCGATCCCCGCGCCGATCGAGGCCGGCGAACAGCTCGCCACGCTCACGATCGAGGCGCCGAGCATCGAGACCCGGACGATTCCACTCAAGGCGGGTGAGACGGTCCCACAGTTGGGCACGTTCGGCCGGATCGTCTCCGGCGTCGAATACCTCGTCTTCGGCGCGCCTTAA
- a CDS encoding septal ring lytic transglycosylase RlpA family protein: MTRLTGKRTALAVLSTALLLGGCAETQLVAHTAKQARKAVTPDQPDGRGGYYKVGNPYQIGGVWYHPEADYQYSETGIASWYGPGFHGKTTANGETYNQNDLTAAHRTLPMPSIVRVTNLENGKSIKLRVNDRGPFARGRIIDVSARAAELLQFKRQGTAKVRVQVVAADSRRLAGEVETAGLSDERASPTRSGNAEQGHGDNNQQQRRQPGAQSGTREQVDTPEVDGRVTQQPVKDTSIFVQAGAFTQYANANQLRAKLSPLGNARIERAMVNDRRFFRVRLGPLQTVESADRLLNRVVSKGYTQARVVVD; encoded by the coding sequence ATGACGCGCCTGACCGGGAAGCGAACTGCACTCGCAGTTCTATCTACGGCGCTGTTGCTGGGCGGCTGCGCGGAAACCCAACTGGTCGCGCACACCGCCAAGCAGGCGCGCAAGGCCGTTACACCCGACCAGCCGGACGGCCGCGGCGGCTACTACAAGGTCGGCAACCCCTATCAGATCGGGGGCGTCTGGTATCATCCCGAAGCGGACTACCAGTACAGCGAAACCGGGATCGCCTCCTGGTACGGGCCGGGCTTTCACGGCAAGACGACCGCGAACGGCGAGACCTACAATCAGAACGATCTGACGGCCGCGCACCGGACGCTGCCGATGCCGAGCATCGTGCGTGTGACCAACCTGGAGAACGGCAAATCGATCAAGCTGCGGGTCAACGATCGCGGCCCGTTCGCCCGGGGGCGCATCATCGACGTCTCCGCCCGTGCGGCCGAGTTGTTGCAGTTCAAGAGGCAGGGCACCGCGAAAGTCCGGGTCCAGGTCGTCGCGGCGGATAGCCGGCGGCTGGCGGGCGAGGTGGAAACGGCGGGCTTGTCCGACGAGCGCGCTTCGCCCACGCGAAGCGGCAACGCGGAGCAGGGGCACGGAGACAACAACCAGCAACAGCGCCGCCAACCGGGCGCACAGTCAGGCACGCGGGAACAGGTCGACACGCCGGAAGTCGACGGGCGGGTCACACAGCAGCCGGTCAAGGACACCAGCATATTCGTCCAGGCCGGCGCGTTCACGCAGTACGCCAATGCCAACCAGTTGCGCGCCAAGCTGTCGCCGCTTGGAAACGCCCGGATCGAACGTGCAATGGTCAATGATCGCCGGTTCTTTCGCGTGCGCCTAGGGCCGCTGCAAACCGTCGAGTCAGCCGACCGGCTGTTGAACCGGGTGGTCTCCAAGGGCTACACGCAGGCGCGCGTGGTGGTAGACTAG
- a CDS encoding lytic murein transglycosylase produces MATIACLHNATRPSGISPRRRWLGIWAGLATAVALIATPGMATAQQDEKQAVVAPQNDQPFEQWLQDLRDEARTQGIAASTLESALTDVAPVNRVIELDRQQPEFTQTFWSYLDKRVSEQRIQRGREMLAEHRDLLQRVADDYGVQPRFLVAFWGLETNFGDYLGSFHVIDALATLAYDQRRPEFFRAQLLDALRIVDQGHVTADGMMGSWAGAMGHLQFIPSTFVNHAVDRTGDGKKDIWGTLPDVFASGANYLSDLGWKGDELWGREVVLPDGFDLRQASLSVRKPLDAWAKLGVRKANGQPLSTPAGMQGSIVLPQGHAGPAFLVYENFRHILSWNRSINYAIAVGHLADRIVGLPAIQHGRDADNRPLSFDQAEEIQRLLNRLGFDAGPVDGVPGSQTRAAIRAFQSANDLPADGYASVRLLERLRQKATQ; encoded by the coding sequence ATGGCCACGATTGCCTGTCTCCACAACGCCACGCGTCCCTCTGGTATCAGCCCGCGCCGGCGCTGGCTGGGTATCTGGGCGGGGCTGGCCACTGCTGTCGCGCTGATCGCGACCCCTGGAATGGCCACGGCACAGCAGGACGAGAAGCAAGCCGTCGTCGCGCCGCAGAACGATCAGCCGTTCGAGCAATGGCTGCAGGATCTGCGTGATGAGGCGCGGACGCAGGGTATTGCGGCGTCCACCCTGGAGTCCGCGCTGACGGACGTCGCGCCGGTTAACCGTGTCATCGAGCTCGACCGGCAGCAGCCTGAGTTCACGCAGACCTTCTGGAGCTACCTGGACAAGCGCGTTTCGGAGCAGCGCATTCAGCGCGGGCGCGAGATGCTCGCCGAGCACCGCGATCTGCTGCAGCGAGTCGCTGACGACTATGGCGTGCAGCCGCGCTTCCTGGTGGCCTTCTGGGGGTTGGAGACGAACTTCGGCGATTATCTGGGGTCCTTCCATGTGATCGATGCGCTGGCCACGCTTGCCTACGATCAGCGGCGTCCGGAGTTCTTCCGGGCGCAACTGTTGGATGCGCTGCGCATCGTCGACCAGGGTCACGTGACGGCCGACGGGATGATGGGCTCCTGGGCCGGGGCGATGGGGCATCTGCAGTTCATCCCTTCGACCTTTGTGAATCACGCGGTCGACCGCACCGGCGATGGCAAGAAGGACATCTGGGGGACATTGCCCGACGTCTTCGCCTCCGGCGCGAACTATCTGAGCGACCTTGGCTGGAAGGGGGACGAACTATGGGGGCGTGAGGTTGTGCTGCCGGACGGCTTCGACCTGCGCCAGGCCTCGCTGTCCGTGCGCAAGCCGCTTGACGCCTGGGCCAAGCTCGGCGTGCGCAAGGCAAACGGCCAACCATTGTCGACCCCTGCGGGCATGCAGGGATCGATCGTCCTGCCGCAGGGGCACGCCGGGCCCGCTTTTTTGGTCTATGAGAACTTCCGCCATATCCTGAGCTGGAACCGCTCGATCAACTACGCGATCGCGGTCGGGCACCTAGCCGATCGCATCGTCGGCTTGCCGGCGATCCAGCACGGTCGGGACGCCGACAACCGGCCGTTGTCGTTCGATCAGGCCGAGGAGATCCAGCGTCTGTTGAATCGGCTCGGCTTCGACGCCGGGCCGGTCGACGGCGTGCCGGGTTCGCAGACGCGCGCGGCGATCCGCGCGTTCCAGAGCGCCAACGACCTGCCGGCAGACGGTTACGCGTCGGTCCGGCTGTTGGAACGCTTACGCCAGAAAGCGACGCAATAG
- a CDS encoding efflux RND transporter periplasmic adaptor subunit → MMSSLRNQAGRILLTLIMVVCAVLLGRHMWDYYVNAPWTRDGRVTADVVKIAPEVSGTVLQVEVTNNQAVQRGDVLFKIDPSRFRLAVEQAQAKLESSKATLHLKKSIARRRKSLRASGAVSAETVEQATREAVAAEANYREAQAALDLAELNLERATVRAPADGWVTNLHLRPGDYATAGQMAVAMVDADSFRVTGYFLETQLDRIRIGDSVRVLLMGFDPELEGHVESIGHGIADSNDTADQHGLPAVDPVFEWVRLAQRIPVRVRIEDVPSGLPLASGMTASLYVEESEPANRTAEMAEQASRP, encoded by the coding sequence ATGATGTCTTCGCTTCGAAACCAAGCAGGCCGCATTCTCCTGACCCTCATTATGGTCGTCTGCGCGGTGCTGCTCGGCCGGCATATGTGGGACTACTACGTCAACGCACCCTGGACCCGCGATGGCCGGGTCACGGCTGACGTGGTGAAGATCGCCCCGGAGGTTTCCGGGACCGTCTTGCAGGTCGAGGTGACCAACAACCAAGCTGTGCAGCGCGGCGATGTCCTTTTCAAGATCGACCCGAGCCGGTTCCGGCTGGCAGTCGAGCAGGCGCAAGCAAAGCTGGAATCCAGCAAGGCGACTTTGCACCTGAAAAAGTCGATCGCCCGACGGCGCAAGTCCCTACGTGCCAGCGGCGCGGTCAGTGCGGAAACCGTCGAACAAGCCACGCGCGAGGCGGTTGCCGCCGAGGCGAACTATCGGGAGGCGCAGGCCGCACTCGATCTTGCCGAACTCAATCTGGAGCGGGCGACGGTCCGGGCACCGGCGGACGGCTGGGTCACCAACCTCCACCTGCGACCGGGCGACTATGCAACCGCCGGTCAGATGGCGGTCGCCATGGTCGATGCCGACAGCTTCCGGGTGACCGGATACTTCCTGGAAACCCAACTCGACCGCATCCGGATCGGGGATTCCGTGCGCGTCCTTCTGATGGGGTTCGATCCGGAGCTTGAAGGACATGTCGAAAGCATCGGACACGGTATCGCCGACAGCAACGATACCGCCGATCAGCATGGCTTGCCCGCGGTCGACCCAGTTTTCGAGTGGGTGCGCCTCGCGCAGCGGATCCCGGTCCGAGTGCGGATTGAGGACGTCCCGTCTGGCCTGCCGCTCGCCTCGGGCATGACGGCCAGCCTCTATGTCGAAGAATCCGAACCGGCCAACCGCACGGCGGAGATGGCCGAGCAGGCGTCGAGGCCATAG
- a CDS encoding DUF1656 domain-containing protein — translation MRPDLDLFGVYVPMLLPLVLGCYGVFLAIRRMFSAAGLYRHVWHPALFNVALFFTLLGTAVLLQERLSP, via the coding sequence ATGAGGCCGGACCTCGACCTCTTTGGCGTTTATGTCCCGATGCTGCTGCCTCTGGTCCTTGGCTGCTACGGGGTGTTTCTCGCCATAAGACGGATGTTTTCGGCGGCTGGCCTCTATCGGCACGTCTGGCATCCGGCGCTTTTCAACGTCGCACTTTTTTTCACGCTCCTTGGGACCGCAGTGCTTTTACAAGAACGTCTTTCGCCATGA
- a CDS encoding FUSC family protein yields MSSAKPLAVEDVVFSVKTFSASMLAYWIALRFGLEQPFWAAGTVYITANPLAGANTSKAVYRLIGTVLGAAMTVVLVPNLFFSPVLLSLGIAGWCGTCLFIAMLDRTPRAYLFQLSGYTAALTGFALVNTPEVSFDYAVARVEEIAIGILCSAVIARSVFPRAAGPVLARRVEGWLDNAGSLTHDVLLGNGKTDAALRQRHDLAADAVDLRSFTTHVGYEGIKGQALTNHMNALQQRMVALLPLLSEIADIVSELDRSAEGRGREGILLERIATWISSSDEDVIAQADALLAEISQERTPREDRPRWRDLLVVRLAKRLRDLVEVWRDCRLLRMDMAQGSTHALSQALSVGDRRPANLHSDYGMALLSACAVVVAILLSCSLWIATDWSYGSYAVQIASILCCVLATLDDARPALQKVMLYVAAAACITFVYEFAILPWIHGFVPLVLALGLFLIPVGILLAIPARWLMGFQLSVNLIYMLQLDERLRMDFVAFANVSLATLIGVAIATIVLATVRAIGAETSASRLLKSGWGMVIETARTPRRIDRETVLHRMTDQLGLLVPKLAAVAPDSSLVGNDILRDLRVALDTLKIQRNKNGLSAPQRQTVEDLLERLAAHYRARRAGKPAETASLLMTLDACLRTLPFETPLAAPPRRVRDALVGLRNALFPASDPPELIATSVEGGA; encoded by the coding sequence ATGAGTTCAGCCAAGCCTCTCGCGGTCGAAGACGTCGTCTTCTCCGTAAAGACGTTCAGCGCATCCATGCTGGCCTATTGGATCGCGTTGAGGTTCGGCTTGGAGCAACCGTTCTGGGCCGCGGGCACGGTTTATATCACCGCCAACCCTTTGGCCGGTGCCAATACGTCAAAAGCGGTCTACCGTCTTATTGGCACCGTGCTTGGGGCGGCGATGACCGTGGTACTCGTGCCCAATCTTTTCTTCTCGCCGGTGTTGCTGTCGCTCGGCATTGCCGGTTGGTGCGGCACCTGCCTGTTTATCGCCATGCTCGACCGCACGCCGCGGGCCTACTTGTTCCAGTTGTCGGGGTACACGGCGGCCCTAACCGGTTTCGCGCTCGTCAACACGCCGGAAGTGAGCTTCGACTATGCGGTGGCGCGCGTCGAGGAAATCGCCATCGGCATTCTCTGTTCCGCCGTGATCGCCCGCAGTGTGTTTCCGCGCGCGGCGGGGCCGGTGCTGGCGCGCCGGGTCGAGGGCTGGCTCGACAACGCCGGCAGCCTGACGCACGACGTTCTTCTTGGGAATGGCAAGACCGACGCCGCCTTGCGCCAACGCCACGATCTCGCGGCCGACGCGGTCGATCTGCGTAGCTTTACGACACACGTTGGCTACGAAGGCATTAAGGGCCAGGCGCTCACCAACCATATGAATGCGCTGCAGCAGCGTATGGTGGCGCTGTTGCCGCTGCTTTCGGAGATCGCGGACATCGTGTCCGAGTTGGACCGCAGCGCCGAGGGGCGTGGACGCGAGGGCATCTTGCTCGAGCGCATCGCCACCTGGATCAGCTCCTCGGACGAGGACGTGATTGCGCAGGCTGACGCGCTGCTCGCGGAGATCTCGCAGGAGCGGACCCCGAGGGAGGACCGGCCCAGGTGGCGGGACCTTTTGGTTGTGCGCCTTGCCAAGCGGCTGCGCGATCTCGTCGAGGTCTGGCGCGACTGCCGGCTGCTGCGGATGGATATGGCGCAGGGCTCCACGCACGCGCTCAGCCAAGCCTTGTCGGTCGGCGACCGGCGGCCGGCCAACCTCCATAGCGACTACGGCATGGCCCTGCTCTCCGCATGCGCGGTGGTCGTGGCCATCCTACTGTCCTGCAGCTTGTGGATCGCCACCGACTGGAGCTATGGCAGCTACGCCGTGCAGATCGCGAGCATCCTGTGTTGCGTGCTCGCCACCTTGGACGATGCGCGGCCCGCGCTGCAGAAGGTGATGCTTTATGTTGCGGCTGCGGCGTGCATCACCTTCGTCTACGAATTCGCGATCCTGCCATGGATCCATGGGTTCGTGCCCCTGGTCCTGGCGCTGGGGCTGTTCTTGATCCCCGTTGGCATCCTGCTCGCCATCCCCGCGCGCTGGCTGATGGGGTTCCAACTCAGCGTCAATTTGATCTACATGCTCCAGCTCGACGAGCGGCTGAGGATGGATTTCGTCGCGTTCGCGAACGTCAGCCTCGCGACGTTGATCGGGGTCGCGATCGCCACGATCGTACTGGCGACCGTCCGTGCGATCGGGGCCGAGACCAGCGCATCGCGCCTGCTGAAATCGGGCTGGGGCATGGTGATCGAGACCGCCCGTACCCCGCGCCGGATCGATCGCGAGACGGTGCTGCATCGCATGACCGACCAGCTCGGCCTTCTGGTGCCGAAACTCGCCGCCGTTGCGCCGGACTCAAGCCTGGTTGGCAACGACATCCTGCGCGACCTGCGGGTCGCTTTGGATACGCTCAAGATCCAACGCAACAAGAACGGCTTGTCCGCGCCCCAGCGCCAGACCGTGGAGGATCTGCTTGAACGGTTGGCGGCGCACTATCGCGCCCGGCGTGCGGGCAAGCCAGCCGAGACCGCTTCCCTGTTGATGACGCTCGATGCCTGTCTCAGGACGCTGCCGTTCGAGACACCCCTCGCGGCGCCACCGCGTCGCGTCCGGGATGCGTTGGTTGGGCTGCGCAACGCGCTGTTTCCAGCGAGCGATCCGCCGGAACTGATCGCAACGTCGGTGGAGGGGGGTGCATGA
- a CDS encoding MarR family winged helix-turn-helix transcriptional regulator has product MASDQKTNGQQWSDFGRLLPAVGQAWRRILGQRIAEEGLSDATALPILELLRAGDKLMRQRELAQRLGLENSTVVWIIDALQKKELLQRREDPSDRRAKLLELTEEGRELGLRVDRIAVALREELLRDVAPADIEATHRLLLQMSAALEDCQSRTKRG; this is encoded by the coding sequence ATGGCAAGCGATCAAAAAACGAACGGGCAGCAGTGGTCCGATTTTGGCCGGCTCCTGCCGGCGGTCGGGCAGGCATGGCGGCGTATTCTCGGCCAACGTATCGCCGAGGAAGGCCTGTCCGACGCCACCGCGTTGCCGATCCTTGAGCTGCTGCGCGCAGGCGACAAGCTGATGCGTCAACGCGAACTGGCGCAGCGGCTCGGTCTGGAAAATTCCACCGTCGTCTGGATCATCGATGCCCTGCAAAAGAAGGAGCTGCTGCAGCGCCGGGAGGATCCCTCCGACCGCCGGGCCAAGCTGCTCGAGCTGACGGAAGAGGGGCGCGAGCTCGGCCTGCGGGTCGATCGGATTGCCGTGGCGTTGCGCGAGGAGCTGCTGCGGGACGTCGCGCCGGCCGATATCGAAGCGACTCATCGCTTACTGCTGCAGATGTCTGCCGCGCTTGAAGATTGCCAGTCCCGGACCAAGCGCGGATGA
- a CDS encoding LysR substrate-binding domain-containing protein, translated as MDRRALPPLSRLRPFEAAARHENFTAAAEELGLTQTAVSKQIAALEADLGVVLFERRNRAVFLTEEGRQFGRVVGAALADMAAEAARLRGARHPGGLVLHCQLCEAFYWLMPRLAHFHKRHPGLEVRVVSSLAPVTEVAEPFDVAIQTTGRPSGSARLAFTASDEIFPVAAPSLIDESDLPLSPAGLAEYPLLSHRVVPQDWMDWPEWFTAIGQSIPRDARIVDFDSFPLVLQAAVARQGIALGWRRTVTGLIADGKLVQACRETVARPAEISVFRGTRRGDPRQADALLAWLRAELEVA; from the coding sequence ATGGATCGCCGCGCCCTGCCGCCGCTGTCGCGCCTGCGCCCCTTCGAGGCCGCGGCCCGGCATGAGAACTTCACTGCGGCGGCTGAGGAACTTGGCCTGACCCAGACGGCGGTGAGCAAGCAGATTGCCGCGCTCGAGGCCGATCTGGGCGTGGTGCTTTTCGAACGTCGCAACAGAGCGGTCTTCCTGACCGAGGAGGGACGCCAGTTCGGGCGGGTCGTCGGGGCCGCGCTTGCGGACATGGCGGCCGAGGCGGCGCGGCTGCGCGGCGCCCGACATCCCGGTGGTCTCGTGCTGCATTGCCAGCTCTGCGAGGCCTTTTACTGGCTGATGCCGCGTCTGGCCCATTTCCACAAGCGCCACCCCGGGTTGGAAGTGCGGGTGGTCAGTTCCCTCGCGCCCGTGACCGAGGTCGCCGAACCCTTCGACGTCGCCATCCAGACAACCGGACGGCCTTCGGGTTCGGCGCGGCTGGCCTTCACAGCGTCGGACGAGATCTTCCCGGTGGCCGCACCGAGCCTGATCGACGAGAGCGATCTCCCGCTCTCGCCGGCCGGGCTGGCGGAGTACCCGCTGCTTTCCCACCGGGTGGTGCCGCAGGACTGGATGGATTGGCCCGAGTGGTTCACGGCCATTGGGCAATCTATTCCGAGAGATGCCCGCATCGTCGATTTCGACAGCTTCCCGCTGGTCCTTCAGGCCGCGGTCGCCAGACAGGGGATTGCGCTTGGCTGGCGGCGGACGGTCACGGGGCTGATCGCCGATGGCAAACTGGTTCAGGCTTGTCGCGAGACCGTGGCGCGTCCTGCGGAAATCTCAGTCTTCCGCGGCACCCGGCGCGGCGATCCCAGACAGGCGGATGCTTTGCTTGCCTGGCTGCGGGCCGAACTCGAGGTCGCCTGA
- a CDS encoding DMT family transporter, translated as MAWISVPSARAGGPTLGIAAIVVAVFLLSFSDALVKLAGDRFGLGQLVLLRSLVAAGLLAGAVFAMSGAAALYPKRPGWVCTRSLCLAAMWLSYYAALPALSFALAAACYYSSPVWMALIARFALHVPIGGRGWLAIALSLAGVILTVDPQPGNVSPLLLLPLAAAGFYALAGIITWRRCQDETAGAMALNLNITLCAVAGLWLVALAVASSPEKAGFVLAFWPELSASDWFLVVLLGVLLAIIAMAVALAYRLAPTPIVGVFDTAYLGFAALWGALLFADMPTPQEGAGICMILAGAILISLRAPRGKV; from the coding sequence ATGGCATGGATATCCGTCCCTTCGGCCCGAGCTGGCGGGCCAACACTCGGCATCGCCGCGATCGTGGTCGCGGTGTTTCTCCTCTCCTTCTCGGACGCTTTGGTGAAACTGGCCGGGGACCGCTTCGGACTGGGGCAGCTCGTACTTCTGCGCTCGCTCGTCGCGGCCGGGCTCCTGGCCGGCGCAGTATTCGCTATGAGCGGCGCGGCCGCGCTCTATCCCAAACGACCAGGCTGGGTCTGCACGCGAAGCCTTTGCCTGGCAGCGATGTGGCTCAGCTACTATGCCGCCCTGCCCGCGTTGTCCTTCGCGCTCGCGGCGGCTTGCTACTACAGCTCGCCTGTCTGGATGGCGCTGATCGCGCGCTTCGCCCTGCACGTGCCGATCGGTGGGCGCGGCTGGCTCGCGATCGCGCTCTCCCTGGCCGGCGTCATCCTAACGGTCGACCCACAGCCAGGAAACGTCTCACCCCTGCTGCTGTTGCCGCTTGCCGCGGCGGGTTTCTACGCCCTTGCCGGAATCATCACCTGGCGCCGCTGCCAGGACGAAACAGCCGGGGCAATGGCACTGAATCTCAATATCACCCTCTGCGCCGTGGCCGGTCTCTGGCTTGTCGCGCTCGCTGTAGCCAGCTCGCCGGAGAAAGCCGGGTTCGTCCTCGCGTTTTGGCCAGAACTCAGTGCATCCGACTGGTTTCTGGTGGTCCTTTTGGGCGTCCTATTGGCCATCATCGCCATGGCGGTTGCCTTGGCCTACCGTCTTGCGCCCACGCCCATCGTTGGGGTCTTCGACACGGCCTATCTGGGGTTCGCGGCACTTTGGGGCGCCCTTTTGTTCGCCGACATGCCGACGCCTCAGGAAGGGGCCGGGATCTGCATGATCCTCGCCGGGGCGATCCTGATTAGCCTTCGTGCCCCGCGTGGAAAGGTCTGA